A section of the Chlamydiota bacterium genome encodes:
- the secD gene encoding protein translocase subunit SecD: protein MKNLRWRIPMVVLVVAFFVWKLFPIDKAVTLGLDLQGGMHVVLEVDLDKAVEFATDRIANDVQGLLEGKDIAVDKIDREGLDKIIVQFKNSESSYQASQLIKKSTEEVEVSQEEGLVLTLTLKDKAKNQITHRAHTQALEVIRNRVDKFGVAEPSIQPQGKDRIVVQLPGAKDLARAENLLRKTAVLEFRMVSDDQAKLQEALKGTPPPGYEVLNQVKYSGGSEFKIPFLVKKKAELTGASLVDAKVTFDQMTQPQVSFTLDHSGASIFAKVTEQFQGRRLGIVLDNEVQSAPVIKSIIPNGQGVIEGQFTPEEARDLCVVLTSGALPAPVKIIMDARVGPSLGADSVKKGFIANIAGLALVLVFMVGYYFFSGFVAVIALILNLVMILGAMAFFKATLSMPGIAGMILTIGMAVDANVLIFERIREEVESGKKIRAAIAAGYHKAFSAILDSNLTTIITAVILYKFGTGPVKGFAVTLTIGLLISMFTAIVVTRVIFDLVSLNKNFSSLKMLKLFSRPNIDWVGKRFYAYVLSLAIILGGCVMMGIRGHSMLGNDFTGGDLIQLKFSQNVALETVREKLSKLGLGDATLQRFGGENEILIKTKFEEGKKIRDFLGLELKGVEVEERRREEVGPSIGKEIKINAVWALILSLIGILIYVTYRFEFEYALGAIIALIHDALVPLAFIAFTGRELSVTVVAAILTIIGYSVNDTIVICDRIRENKRILKKISLPDLLNLSLNQTLSRTCLTSLTVLLVVLALFFFGGEVINDFAFCMLVGTISGSYSTLFIAVPVILEWQKKFRKANAQISSGKAPSPQKAKNK from the coding sequence CGATGGCGCATTCCAATGGTTGTGCTGGTGGTTGCTTTTTTCGTTTGGAAGCTTTTCCCCATTGATAAAGCGGTTACTTTGGGTCTTGATCTTCAGGGAGGGATGCATGTCGTTTTAGAAGTCGATCTTGATAAAGCGGTTGAATTTGCAACGGATCGGATTGCCAATGATGTTCAAGGTCTCTTGGAAGGGAAGGACATTGCGGTTGATAAAATAGATCGGGAAGGTTTAGATAAGATTATTGTTCAATTCAAAAATTCTGAAAGCTCTTATCAAGCGTCGCAACTCATTAAGAAAAGTACGGAAGAAGTTGAAGTATCACAAGAAGAAGGGTTGGTACTGACTTTAACGCTTAAAGATAAAGCTAAAAATCAAATTACTCATCGAGCCCATACTCAGGCGCTGGAAGTCATTCGAAATCGAGTGGATAAATTTGGAGTGGCTGAGCCCTCCATCCAGCCTCAAGGCAAGGATCGGATTGTTGTTCAGCTTCCGGGAGCCAAAGATCTTGCCAGGGCTGAAAATCTTTTGCGTAAAACCGCTGTTTTAGAGTTTCGCATGGTGAGTGATGATCAAGCCAAGCTTCAAGAGGCCTTGAAAGGAACACCCCCTCCCGGATATGAGGTTCTCAATCAAGTAAAATATTCAGGAGGAAGTGAGTTTAAAATTCCTTTCCTTGTTAAAAAGAAGGCAGAACTCACTGGTGCAAGTCTTGTCGATGCAAAAGTCACCTTTGATCAAATGACTCAACCTCAAGTGTCCTTTACCTTGGATCATTCAGGGGCGAGTATTTTTGCTAAGGTGACCGAGCAGTTTCAGGGACGCAGACTAGGAATCGTTTTAGATAATGAAGTTCAGTCTGCTCCCGTTATTAAATCGATCATTCCTAATGGTCAAGGCGTGATTGAAGGCCAATTTACACCTGAAGAAGCCAGGGATTTGTGTGTTGTGTTAACTTCGGGTGCCCTTCCCGCTCCGGTAAAAATTATTATGGATGCTCGTGTCGGCCCTTCATTGGGGGCAGATTCTGTCAAAAAAGGGTTTATTGCAAATATTGCAGGACTCGCCCTTGTTCTCGTTTTTATGGTGGGATATTACTTTTTTTCTGGTTTTGTGGCTGTGATTGCTTTAATTCTAAATTTGGTGATGATTTTAGGAGCCATGGCGTTCTTTAAGGCAACCCTTTCTATGCCGGGTATTGCAGGTATGATTTTAACCATTGGTATGGCTGTTGATGCAAACGTTCTGATTTTTGAAAGAATACGTGAAGAAGTTGAGAGTGGTAAGAAAATACGAGCTGCGATTGCGGCTGGATATCATAAGGCTTTTTCCGCAATTTTGGATTCAAATTTGACGACCATCATTACAGCCGTTATTCTCTATAAATTTGGGACAGGACCTGTTAAAGGTTTTGCAGTTACGCTGACTATCGGTCTTTTGATCAGCATGTTTACGGCTATTGTGGTCACCCGTGTGATTTTTGATTTGGTCTCTCTCAATAAAAATTTTTCCTCTTTAAAAATGCTCAAATTATTTAGTCGCCCCAATATTGATTGGGTGGGGAAAAGGTTCTATGCCTATGTATTATCTTTAGCCATTATCCTTGGCGGGTGTGTGATGATGGGAATCAGGGGACATAGCATGCTAGGAAATGATTTTACAGGTGGAGATTTGATCCAACTTAAGTTTAGTCAGAATGTTGCGCTTGAAACCGTTCGGGAAAAATTATCCAAGCTTGGACTTGGAGATGCAACATTACAGCGCTTTGGAGGAGAAAATGAAATTTTAATCAAAACCAAATTTGAAGAGGGAAAGAAGATTCGAGATTTTCTTGGTCTGGAATTAAAAGGAGTTGAGGTTGAGGAAAGGCGCAGGGAAGAGGTGGGCCCTTCTATTGGAAAAGAAATCAAGATTAATGCCGTTTGGGCCTTGATTTTGTCTTTGATTGGAATCTTGATTTATGTCACTTATCGTTTTGAATTTGAATATGCCCTGGGTGCGATTATTGCCCTCATTCATGATGCCCTCGTTCCGCTTGCTTTTATCGCCTTTACAGGGCGAGAGCTTTCTGTAACCGTGGTTGCTGCTATTTTGACCATTATTGGTTATTCCGTAAACGACACGATCGTGATCTGTGACCGGATTCGTGAAAACAAAAGAATTCTTAAGAAAATCAGTCTGCCAGATCTTTTAAACTTGAGTCTTAATCAAACCCTTTCTAGAACCTGTTTGACTTCGTTGACCGTCCTCTTGGTGGTTCTTGCCCTTTTCTTTTTCGGGGGCGAGGTCATTAATGATTTTGCCTTTTGCATGCTTGTGGGAACGATCTCGGGAAGTTATTCCACCTTGTTTATCGCTGTTCCTGTTATTCTTGAATGGCAGAAGAAGTTTAGAAAGGCGAATGCTCAGATTTCGTCTGGGAAGGCCCCTTCCCCTCAGAAAGCCAAAAATAAGTGA
- a CDS encoding bifunctional 3,4-dihydroxy-2-butanone-4-phosphate synthase/GTP cyclohydrolase II, which yields MDFDSIEKAIQNICQGKMVVMTDDEDRENEGDLVIAADFITPEAINFMAKFARGLICVPMTGKRLDELGLRPMVDLSREARETDFAISVDAHLGITTGISAHDRARTIQVLAGLASTRSDLVSPGHIFPLRAREGGVLTRAGHTEAAVDLAKLAGLSSSGVICEIMNDDGTMARFEDLVRFKNEHQLTFCNIAQLIEYRRRNEKLIERVAEATLPTRYGDFRVLVYQSFIDQKSHIALVRGDIDLDKPSLVRVHSECITGDVFGSSRCDCGDQLERSLLAISEEGRGVLVYMRQEGRGIGLINKLKAYQLQEGGLDTVEANQSLGLPADLREYGTGAQILFDLGVRKIKLLTNNPKKVVGLDGFGLEIIERVAIPPLVNEHNRNYLKTKRDKLGHLLILENE from the coding sequence ATGGATTTTGACTCCATTGAAAAAGCAATTCAGAATATTTGCCAAGGTAAGATGGTCGTGATGACCGATGATGAAGATCGAGAGAACGAGGGCGATCTTGTTATTGCGGCGGATTTTATCACACCCGAGGCCATTAATTTCATGGCCAAATTTGCTCGCGGTCTGATTTGTGTTCCGATGACGGGAAAGAGATTGGATGAGCTAGGATTACGACCCATGGTTGATTTATCTCGAGAGGCTCGAGAGACAGATTTTGCCATCTCAGTCGATGCTCATTTGGGAATTACGACTGGGATTTCTGCCCATGATCGAGCAAGAACCATTCAAGTCCTGGCGGGTCTTGCTTCGACTCGATCCGATCTTGTTTCTCCCGGTCATATTTTCCCGCTACGGGCTCGGGAAGGGGGTGTTCTGACACGGGCGGGTCACACCGAAGCGGCGGTCGATTTAGCCAAACTTGCAGGACTTTCCTCATCTGGGGTTATTTGTGAAATTATGAATGATGATGGAACCATGGCCCGCTTTGAGGATTTGGTTCGGTTTAAAAATGAACATCAGCTTACTTTTTGTAATATTGCCCAATTGATCGAATATCGCCGCAGAAATGAAAAATTGATTGAACGAGTGGCTGAGGCGACACTTCCAACCCGCTATGGCGATTTTCGAGTTCTTGTTTATCAATCTTTTATCGATCAAAAGAGTCACATTGCCCTTGTCAGAGGGGATATTGATCTTGATAAACCCTCTTTGGTTCGGGTTCATTCAGAATGCATTACGGGAGATGTTTTTGGTTCGTCCCGCTGCGATTGTGGCGATCAATTGGAACGCTCACTCTTGGCCATTTCCGAAGAAGGTCGTGGCGTTTTAGTGTACATGAGACAAGAGGGGCGAGGGATCGGCCTCATTAATAAGTTAAAGGCCTATCAACTTCAGGAAGGGGGTTTGGATACGGTAGAAGCCAATCAATCGTTGGGTCTTCCAGCTGATTTAAGGGAATATGGAACTGGAGCCCAAATTTTATTTGATCTGGGGGTTCGAAAAATTAAACTGTTAACGAATAATCCGAAGAAGGTTGTTGGCTTAGATGGCTTTGGCCTTGAAATTATAGAGCGGGTTGCGATTCCCCCATTGGTGAATGAACATAATCGAAATTATTTAAAAACCAAGCGAGATAAATTAGGGCATTTGCTTATTTTGGAAAATGAATAG
- a CDS encoding 6,7-dimethyl-8-ribityllumazine synthase, producing the protein MPVQQVKGDFISRGKKYAIIVSRFNEFITSKLLEGALDALLRHGAKESEVRVFWTPGSFETPMVTDRLIKSKKYDALICLGAIIRGATPHFDIVCDAASKNISGLSLTSGIPVIFGIITAENLEQAIERAGGKLGNRGWDAALAAIEMANLYDQC; encoded by the coding sequence ATGCCTGTCCAACAAGTGAAAGGTGATTTCATCTCGCGGGGTAAAAAATACGCGATTATTGTGAGTCGCTTTAATGAGTTTATTACTTCTAAACTTTTAGAGGGTGCTCTAGATGCCCTCTTGAGGCATGGAGCGAAAGAAAGCGAGGTTCGCGTTTTTTGGACTCCTGGCTCATTTGAAACACCGATGGTCACGGATCGATTGATCAAATCAAAAAAATATGATGCCCTGATTTGCTTGGGGGCCATTATCAGAGGAGCAACCCCTCATTTTGATATTGTATGTGATGCGGCTTCGAAAAATATTTCTGGGCTTTCCCTGACGTCAGGGATTCCGGTTATTTTTGGAATCATTACGGCAGAAAATTTGGAACAGGCCATTGAAAGGGCTGGAGGTAAATTAGGGAATCGGGGTTGGGATGCAGCCCTGGCGGCCATTGAGATGGCCAATCTCTATGATCAGTGTTAG
- the nusB gene encoding transcription antitermination factor NusB: MVLGTRRTAREQALQILFQLELNPQVLEEAFDSFWVEQRASKDTQAFARFLAQGTFEKKQEIDEMIRLAVTNWDMDRLSVIDRNILRVGVFEMIFLPQGVSDFSPIPHAVTINEWVEIAKKYSAPESGKFVNGVLDEVRKRFLLRSRPQ, translated from the coding sequence ATTGTTTTGGGTACTCGGCGTACGGCCAGGGAACAAGCTCTTCAAATTCTCTTTCAACTTGAATTAAATCCCCAAGTGCTCGAAGAGGCTTTTGATTCATTTTGGGTGGAACAGCGTGCCTCTAAAGATACTCAGGCCTTTGCACGATTCCTTGCTCAAGGGACCTTTGAAAAAAAACAAGAAATCGATGAAATGATTAGGCTTGCGGTGACAAACTGGGATATGGATCGTTTGAGTGTTATCGACCGGAATATTCTTCGCGTAGGTGTTTTCGAAATGATTTTTCTTCCTCAAGGTGTGTCTGATTTTTCACCCATCCCTCATGCTGTAACGATCAATGAATGGGTTGAAATAGCAAAGAAATACAGTGCTCCTGAATCTGGTAAATTTGTGAATGGTGTTTTAGATGAAGTTCGAAAAAGATTCTTGCTAAGGAGCCGACCTCAATGA
- a CDS encoding PHP domain-containing protein — protein MNTDKAIDLHLHTLASDGTSTATEVVERARHFRIDAIAMTDHDSVESIDEARWMGEKLGIEIISGIELSAYHGESELHILGYFFDDKDLEFCKALKKFCEEREKRIHQIVEKLTKAGVRITLEDVTKLSGEGAPGRLHVARALVEKRIVTDTREAFRRFLSYGKPAYVEKEKISTQEAIQMLKVIGGVPVLAHPGLLHRDDLIPQLVREGLMGLEVYHTEHSQNAIEHYKELTQVHRLVMTGGSDCHGEAKGKFLIGKNRIPYHLLEPLRKAHESIMKIQTSK, from the coding sequence ATGAATACAGATAAAGCCATAGATCTTCATTTGCATACCTTGGCTTCTGATGGGACTTCGACGGCGACTGAGGTTGTAGAGAGGGCAAGGCATTTTCGGATTGATGCGATTGCCATGACCGATCATGATTCCGTAGAATCAATAGATGAAGCAAGGTGGATGGGAGAGAAGTTGGGGATTGAAATTATTTCGGGGATTGAGCTCAGTGCCTATCATGGAGAAAGTGAGCTTCATATTCTGGGATATTTTTTTGATGATAAAGATTTGGAATTTTGCAAAGCGTTAAAAAAATTTTGTGAGGAACGGGAAAAAAGAATTCACCAAATTGTTGAAAAGCTCACGAAAGCGGGAGTCCGTATCACCCTTGAGGATGTTACAAAACTTTCAGGTGAAGGGGCGCCTGGAAGGCTTCATGTGGCTCGGGCGCTTGTAGAAAAGAGGATTGTCACCGATACTCGGGAAGCCTTTAGGCGGTTTTTGTCCTATGGAAAGCCTGCCTATGTTGAGAAAGAAAAAATTTCTACTCAGGAAGCGATTCAAATGCTTAAGGTCATTGGTGGGGTGCCTGTTTTAGCCCATCCTGGGCTTCTTCATCGGGATGATCTCATCCCTCAACTGGTTCGTGAAGGCTTAATGGGGCTTGAGGTTTATCACACTGAACATTCACAAAATGCAATTGAGCATTATAAAGAACTCACTCAGGTTCATCGGCTCGTGATGACAGGGGGCTCAGATTGCCATGGAGAGGCCAAGGGAAAATTTTTGATTGGGAAAAATAGGATTCCATACCATTTGTTAGAACCCTTAAGAAAAGCGCATGAATCAATCATGAAAATTCAAACATCAAAATGA